The Thalassotalea sediminis genome includes the window AATGGGGTTTTCATTTTTTGCTAACCCTAGTTCACGGTTAATAATTAGTTGAATAGCCATTGCACGACGAACACTGTCTTCCGTTGGTGTTGTGATCGCTTCATCATAAGCATTAGTGTGTAGAGAGTTACAGTTATCATAAATAGCGTATAATGCCTGTAATGTTGTTCTAATATCGTTAAAGTCAATTTCTTGCGCATGTAATGAGCGACCTGATGTTTGAATGTGATATTTCAACATTTGCGCGCGAGCATTTGCGCTATATTTCATCTTCATTGCTTTTGACCAAATTCGTCGCGCGACTCGGCCAATTACCGCGTATTCTGGATCAATACCATTTGAGAAGAAAAACGATAGGTTTGGACCAAATTCATTGATATCCATACCTCGACTCAAATAATACTCCACAAAGGTAAAGCCATTTGCGAGTGTCAGTGCTAACTGCGTGATGGGATTGGCACCAGCTTCAGCAATATGGTACCCAGATATAGAAACCGAATAAAAATTACGTACACCTTTATCAATGAAGTATTCTTGTACATCCCCCATTAGACGCAATGCAAATTCAGTGGAAAAAATACAAGTATTCTGCGCCTGATCTTCTTTCAATATATCTGCTTGAACCGTACCACGTACTTGCGTCAATGTTTTCGCTTTTATTTCGCTATAAACATCGGTGGGTAAAACTTGGTCACCTGTCACACCGAGCAACATAAGCCCTAAACCGTCATTACCTTCAGGTAGAGCACCTTGATAACTTGGTCGTTTGCCCTCTTTCTCTTTGTAAATGGCTTTGATTTTAGCTTCAACTTCTTTCTCTAAACCATTTTCTTTTATATAAAGTTCACATTGTTGGTCAATTGCTGCGTTTAAGAAAAAGCCAAGAAGAATTGGCGCAGGACCATTAATCGTCATAGATACAGATGTTGCAGGATCTGCCAAGTTAAAGCCTGAATAAAGCTTTTTCGCGTCATCTAAACAACATATCGATACACCTGCATTACCAATTTTACCGTAAATATCAGGACGAATATCAGGATCATTACCATAAAGTGTTACTGAATCGAAGGCAGTAGAAAGACGTTTAGCAGGCATACCTTTCGATACATAATGAAAACGACGGTTTGTACGTTCTGGTCCACCTTCACCTGCGAACATACGCGTTGGATCTTCGCCTTCGCGTTTAAATGGAAATAAACCTGCTGTATACGGAAATTCACCGGGTACATTCTCTTGTAAGCTCCATTTAAGAATATCCCCCCAACTTTGATATTTAGGCAAACAGACTTTAGGAATATCCAATTGAGATAATGATTTAGAATGTGTTTCTATCGCAAGCTCTTTGTTTCTGACTTGGAATTTAAATAAAGGGGCTTTGTATTTTTCAACTTTTTCATGCCACTGTTCGATAATTAGCTTGTTCTTTGGATCAAGCTCTAACGCAACGGTATCAAATAGCGTTTGAAGGTTTTCAGCCAGTGCCTTGCCACTTTCCTCGTTACTTTCTAGCGCAGCATCAATGGCTTGTTGAATGCCGTAAAGTTTTTGTGCTACTTTTGCTTGAACTTCTACCCATTCATCATAACCACGGTTATTATCAGCAATTTCTGATAAATAACGCGTACGTTTTCCTGGAATAACACTTGCTTTTTCAGCTTGTGTTCCTGAAAGCTCTAATACATCAGCCTTAAGTGCTTCTGACTTTTGCGCCAACTCACTAATCACTTTATTATAAAGTTCTGTCATACCACGATCATTAAACTGAGAGGCAATTGTACCAAATACAGGTACTTCATCATCGCCCGCTTCAAACATACCGCGGTTGCGCTTATATTGTTTTTTAACGTCACGTAACGCATCTTGGGCACCACGCTTATCAAACTTGTTTACAGCAATAATATCAGCAAAATCAAGCATATCGATTTTTTCTAATTGGGTTGCCGCACCGTATTCTGGCGTCATTACATAAAGCGAAACATCAGAATGTTCTTCAATTTCTGTATCTGATTGACCGATACCAGATGTTTCAAGGATGATTAAGTCAAAATCAGACGCTTTAAGTATGTCTAAGGTATCATTAACATAAACCGACAACGCCAAATTTGATTGACGTGTCGCTAATGAACGCATATAAACACGATCATTATTGACAGCGTTCATACGAATTCTATCACCTAACAATGCACCACCGGTTTTACGTTTGGATGGGTCAACAGATACAATGGCAATTTTGCTGTCTTCTGTAGCAAGTAAAAAACGTCTTATTAATTCATCAACCAATGACGATTTACCTGCACCACCGGTCCCCGTAATACCTAAAACAGGGGTCTTACTTACAGCGGCTATTTTTTTAATTTTATCTAATGCAGCTTTATTTTCTTCGGGGGCGTTTTCGGTGGCTGAAATCAACCGTGCGATTGCCTGTTTATCGTTTTTCTTTAAATTAGCAACGTCATCTTTTTTAACATTAACACCTGTTTTAAAGTCACATCGCATGATCATATCGTCGATCATACCCTGTAACCCTAGCTCTCTACCGTCATCAGGCGAATAAATACGCGTAATACCATAGTCGTGCAGCATTTTAATTTCTTCAGGCAATATTACACCACCACCACCACCGACAATGCGAATATGCTCACAACCACGTTCTTTTAGCAAGTCATACATATATTTGAAGTATTCATTATGACCGCCTTGATATGAGGTCATAGCGATAGCATTTGCATCTTCTTGAATAGCGGTATTCACTACCTCTTCCACACTACGATCATGGCCAAGGTGAATTACTTCTACGCCACTCGCCTGCAATATTCTTCGCATGATATTTATTGCAGCATCATGACCATCAAATAAAGATGCGGCTGTTACAACTCGTACTTTATTTTTCAATTGATATCTTTCTGTCGTCATTTTGAGTCTCTTCCGTTATGCACGTTGCTTTAGTACCGCAACATCAAACCACAGGCGTTGAATTACAACTATTGCTCACAATTGCTTTTTTCGCTAATCAATAACTAGCGTTTCATGTGCAATGCGTTATTTTTGTGCCTGTTTGTTATTTAAATCGCTATTAATACACATTTAAGCATATATAGAATCTGGACGACATTGATTTTATTGTCTCAATGATGGACTATATTGTCATTACATCTTCAAGTTATCTTCTAATGAATACTCTAAGTAATACACGCTCATTTGCCGATATTCGATTAGTTATACCTAAGTTTCTGCTAGAAAAATTAAGAATACATCCGCTAACTGCAGGACTTTATCCTACTGCACTAGGAAAATATTCACAGCAAACTTCCGTTCAAATCGAACAATCACAAATTGAGCAGCACCAACTGATTTATTGTCAATACGGTGAAGGTTGTTTGAACTATAAGAATAAAACACGAACCGTAAAACGTGGTGATCTTGTGTTGATATCGCCAAACCAACCGTTTCAATATAAACGAAAAACGGGCAGTAAAAATGCCGTATATTGGATTAACTTTACAGGGAAACTAGCTGATGATTTTGCTGAACGTTTATTAATGAAAATGGAGGATGGTTTAGGCTTTGTAAATGTACAAGAAAATATCTACAAAGATTACGATAATCTGATTGCATTAGGTAGTCGAGGTTACACGGCTACAAATGTTATACATGCTGTTCATGTACTTCAACAAACATTAAGCTTTTTAGCGTTGCAATTGAGAATAGAGTCATTCAATAAGGGTACAAGTTTTAGCATTGATGCAATCGACGAGCTTATGAGAGACAACCTGCATCAAGAGCTCAATTTAGATACGCTTGCCCACTACAGTCAATTATCGAAATTTCATTTCGCTAAAAAATTTAAAGAACTCACGGATACATCACCCATTCAATACTTCATCAATATGAAGATGCAACAAGCGTGCTTTCAATTAGATAATACTGTAGATACGGTGAAACAGATAGGTGAATCGTTAGGGTATAATGACCCATATTACTTTTCACGATTATTTAAAAAAATCGTTGGTATGTCACCAAAACGATATAGAGAAAATTAATATATGATGTGTGCATAGAGCATGTTTAACCTGCGCTATACACACCAATTAAGGTTAATTCATTGTTAGATGTGATTTTAAGAAATGTACAACTTTTTTCATATAAGCTGATTGATTAACAGGATCATGAAAGCCATGTGTTTCTTTTTCTAATACAAACCATTCATAAGGTTTATCAATGCGATCGAGTGATTTTCTTAAACGAACAACATGCTCATAAGGTGCACGTACATCCTTTTCACCATGTGCTAAAAATAAAGCAGCTTTAATTTTATCGGCGTGATAATTAGGAGAAAATAATTTCATTTTTTCCTCATCTGTACCTAGTGTCATTGATAAATAACTTTCACCAAAGCTTAAGTCTTTCACATCGCCTTCGTTAAACAAGTGAGGTAAATCATAAACACCTGCGTTAGCAACAGAGCAACGATAAACATCAGGATACTTTACCGCACTCTGAATGGCTGAATAGCCACCAAAACTTGCTCCCATAATGCATACATTATTTTCATCTACCTTTTTATTTTTTACTGCCCACAAGTAGCTCTCATAAATATCTCGTTGAATATTTCCCCCCCACTGTTCATGGCCTGCTTCCTTAAAAGCCTCACCATAGCCAGTGGAACCACGGAAGTTTACTTGTAACACTGAAAAGCCATTTTGAGCTAAATATTGAACTTGTGCAGAAAAGCCCCAATAATCTCTCGCGTGAGGGCCACCATGAACCAAAATAACGAGCGGATTTGTTGTATTATTACCGACTGCCTGTGTAAAAAACCCATGAACGTTGTAATCATCAGAAGACGTAAATGTTATTGGTTCCATTGTTTGAAGTTTACGCTCATCAATTTTAGGGTAATATTTAAAAATTAATCCTAGTTGGTTTTTATTACTATCATATAAATAGAAAGCACCCGGATCTGTATCTGAAGATACCCTAACAACATATTTAGAGCCATCTTCAGTATGACTAGTAATATCAAGTTTCTTACCAGGGAACGACTGTGTTAATAAGCGAAATATCTTCGCTTCATCTAGCTCTTGTTCAATTAATACATACGCTGGTCGACCATCATCAACTCTTATCGCATAAATGTTACGTTTATCAATCGTTCGAGAAACATTTGTAATATCAACATTTTTATTGGTATAAATATGCTTAAAACTTAAATCGTCTAAATTAAACGTGAATAAACCCGTTTTGTCTTGTTGATAACGATCAAGCACATAGAGCTCATTTCCCGATTTAGTCACAGTTAACGGTATAAAACTACTACCAAAGCCTGATTGAGATAATTTTTGCCATTCTTCACCCCGACGAATGAAGACTTGTTGGTTATTGTCCTCATCTCTGCCTGTAGCAATCACGACTTCTCCTGTTTCATCTGTCACAAAACTAGCATATGAAATAGGCGCTTTAGCAATTTTCTTTACCAACTTACCACTATAAGTATTTAACTTATATACGGTACTTAATTTGTCGCGAGAAGCACTCCAAGGGGTTGATGATATGAGAATATGCTCTTTGTCCTCAGGCAACATATCGATAATATTTGCCCATCCTCTTATACTTTTCTTCTTCTTAATATTTGATCCAACTTGTTGCTCACCACTCTGGTAGCCATAAATCATTTCACTTTGGCTACCGTCATAATTAATCGCAAACAGTTCTCCATAAGATGAAAGCTCTTTAACCCAAGGTTTTCGATACTTAATTGTCATGACAACGCGTTCATTGTTTACCCAGCCAAAATCACCAACCTCTTGGCTTCCAGCTAAACTCACAATGTTTACAGGTTTGTTCTGTTTGGTATCAATAAAAATAATAACAAACTTCTCTTCTACCTCTGCCTTAACAGCCATTATTTTGCCATCAGGTGACAGCTGAACATCGGTATAGGTAGGGTTATCAAACAGGTACTCACCTTCAAATGCAAGGCTGTTTGCAGTAAGAATAATCAATATTAAAAATAAAAAGTGTTTGAGCATTTCAAATCCCTTTGCTGTATGTTTCGTCAAAGGTTAACACTTTTTTTACAATTTGTAACACATTGAAATAAAACAATAAGGGGTAACACTGATTGCTGGATAGAAGCTGATATATCGTATGAATAAAAGGCGAAACGCTTCGTTTATTATAATAAGGTCATAGAGATGCAATAACACAACTTTATTTAATAAAAAAACCGTAAATACCGAAGTATTTACGGTGGCATATATTAGGGAAAGTCTAATTTGCCTAGGTGTGAACTATGGTCACCTGCTCTCATTTTTATTTTTATTGATCGTTTCGTTAATCGTGTGAAGCAACCCTAAACTAGAAGGTAAGTCTTGCGATAGTTCCCAAATCATTACACCAGCGCCAAATTGTAACGCAAGTTCGGTTTTAGCTTTGATTGTTTGGTAACCATTAAAGGTAATGTAATCGCACTGAGCGCAATTTTTTCCAATCAAATCGCCCTGGCTTTTTTCAGGTCCAAACTCACCTAAAATATCGTCAAAAGTATAATTTTTCTTATATTTTCCAAAGCCATAGCCATAAAAAGGTAATCCTAATATTAATTGCTCTTTAGTGAGTCCCTTACTTCGCCATAACGCTAGATCAGCTTTAGCTTTTGCTAATGTAGAATGCTCAACCCCCACGTTTCCCCAAGTTGGACCTACGGCGTCATATGACATAACGGAAACAAAATCAAAGTAAGGCAAAGTAGACTCAGGTAACATTCCACCAACATATGAACCAGTTGCAGCAGTCAGTAATTTATCTTGCAATATCAGGTTTTGTTGTAATGATTTAATGAAAGGTAAAAAGTCGCCGTTGTTGTCAATGTCAGTTAACACTTTACTTTCAATGTCTATATCCAGACCATCGAAACCTAATTCATCGACAAAAGCCAACAGATTTTTTATCGTTTTGTCACGATTTTCTGACGATAATAATATACGCCAATCCCCGGCACAATCTGGATAAGCCGCACCACCAATAGATACCAGCACTTTGACATTTGAGCGATGTGCTTTATCAATTAGATGATGTATTTCCCCTAACCTTAATGGAAAACCATGTTGTCCTACCATGCAACTCGGCTGGTTATTTTCAACAAACTTACCTTGCTTGTTAGGGTGTAAAAAAGCGAGCATTAAGTGCGTGACTTTCGATAAATTTATACGTTCTAGTTGATTCTCTATGCCATGATAACTCGGTAAATAGCCGATCACCTTTGGCATTGCATGTCCGTATATTGGCAAAACGAGTCCTATCACTACAGACATACTTTTTAACAATCTACACATATTTCAATAACCTTGTATACATCATCAGTTAACCTGATGTTTAAAAAATTTAATTAGCGGGAATAAGCCCACAGGACCTACAGGAACGCTAAGTTTTATATGCAGGCTAATCAATGCTTTGCATATTATTAAACGCTAAAACACATCATTGTGATGACAAAAAGTTTTAACTATTTTGGAGAGATTAAATGCTTTAACTTCGTTACAGTAGTACTGATAAGTACTATTTTTTTGCGCTTTACAACCCTCAAGTTTCTGGCATGTTCGCTCGGCAATGTTGTCGAATGAACTCATCATGAAGTGGCATGGTACTTACCGTGTCTTGAATCGACTTGACACTTCGCATCAACATATTAGCAAGCTCCTGCTGATGAAACCCGTCGATTAAAGGGTTATATTTTTTAGGACGAATATGCATCCCTTCTAACACTGCACACCAACTGTTTTTAGTAAAGAAATCACCATAAACATTTTGAAGTTCACCACGTTCTTTGAACACTGATATTATATGGTCAAGACTGTCTGGAATTGGCATATCTTTACACCATCGCCAAAAGTCTGTATCCGTGCGCTGTGCTGTCGCGTAATGTAAAATAATAAAATCTCTTATTTCGAGATAATCACAATCCATCTTTTTATTAAATAATTGCTCATTTTGTATGCCAATATCAGCATCAGGAAAATGCTGAATAAAATTCACTAATGTTTTGTAAACCAAATGAATAGCAGTAGATTCTAATGGCTCTAAAAAGCCACCAGCTAACCCCAAAGCTAAACAGTTCTTATGCCATACTTTTTTTCTTTTGCCAGTGGTAAATGGAATAATTTTAGGTTCAGTCAGCATTGTGCCTTGTATATTGTCAGTGAGCGTTTTTATTGCTTGTTCATCACTGCAATATTGACTTGAAAAGACATAACCATTACCCGTCCTGTGTTGTAATGGGATAGTCCATGTCCAACCAGCTGCTTGAGCCTTTGCTATGGTATAAGGTACGGGCGGTTGGTCAGTTTTTGTTTGTATAGTTACAGCGCGATCACATGGCAAATATTGTGACCACTCTTCAACGGAAACACCTAATGACTTTTCTATGAGTAACGCTTTAAATCCGGTGCAATCAATAAAAAAATCACTACTTATTAGCTTTTGACAATCGGTATGCAATTGCTTTATAAAACCGTCCTCATTAAGCTCTACCTCGTTAACAGTCGCCTCAACTCGCTCAACACCGCGCTTCAAACAAACATCTCGTAAAAAACAAGTAACTTGTGTCGCATCAAGGTGCAAAGCATGTGAACTATTAGCCAATACCCAGTCTTTCGTTTGCTTAGGTCTGAAAACAAAACGGTTATTTTTAGCCATTTCAGCATTTACAGAATAATCCATCAAAGAAGCGGGATTTCCTTCCGATAATGACTTAAGCCATACCTGATAAAAATCAAAACCATTTAGATCTCTACCTATGTGGCCAAATGGGTGAAAGTACTGCTCATCTACGCTATACCAATCGTCAAAACGAATACCTAACTTAAACGTAGCAGATGTGGCTTTTATAAACTCTTTTACATCTATTTGACTGGTATTTAAAAACCCTGTGATCGAAGGTACTGTGGACTCACCGACACCAATCGTTGAAATATCGGGAGATTCGACAACGGTGATCTTAATTTGACATCCTTTAAGTACATTAGATAGCAACGAGGCTGCCATCCAGCCCGCCGTGCCACCACCTACAATACAAATTGAATTAATACCTTGCTGCATGCTCTTACCATGTTAATCATTGTTGAAGAATTTAATCTTTTTAATTTAGCATTCTATATTGCCACGCAGCGATTACTGCGTGGCAATAAACATCACTAATGATATTTCAATTAAAAACTTCCTCTTAGTGATAATGCATAACGACGATCAGTCGTAAAGGTAAATGCATCGGTCAAAGTACCTTCTTGATTTTGTTGATACTTAGTATTTGTATTTTCCCCAAGAACATTACTTACTTCGAAACCAACTTTAAAATTGTCACTAATATTGTAATGTATACTAAAGTCCATCAAGCCCTGTGCTTCTGAATATACAGGGACAAACTCTGTCGACTCACGCAGTGCCAATAAGTACTCAGAACGCCATGTATATGCTAAACGTGCTGAAATACCTTCATATTCATACATACCAACAATATTGACATTTTGATCTGAATAGCCAACCAAGGGTAAACCACTGAATTGCCTAAAAGTATTTCGACCATCAGGTGCTTCCAATGAGCCATTTGAGAAACGAGATTGTACTGTTGGATTCTCATTTGGATCTTCAAGGCCATCTTGGTCGATATAGGTGTAGTTCAACTGTAGTCCCAAACCTTTCAATGCACCAGGTAACATATCGTAAAACTGGGTATATGAAACTTCATAACCTTGAATGGTTCCTGAACCTACATTACTTGGCCCATAAGCAGACACCGTATAGTCTTGTTCATTCGCTTCAACAGTTGATGCAAAAGATTTATTTCGAATAATACCGTCTAACTTCTTACGGAATAAACCAGCCGTCAAAGAACCAGTTTCTGCAAAGTACCATTCAGCGGTCACATCTAAATTAACCGACTCTTCAGGATCTAAATATGGGTTTCGGGCATTCGCTGTTATTTCTATATTTTTATAATCAATAACGGGATTTGTTTCATCGTTCTCTGCTTGGTTTGGATCTTGAAGTACACTTTCCGCACTTAAACTGACAAACATCTTATTCACTGAGTCTGTTAAACTAGGAAAGAAAATCCCTTTTGATGCGCCAAAACGCACAACAAAGTCATCACCAATACCAAAATTTAAGTTTAAGCTTGGTAATACAGTTGAATAATTATGATCTACCGTGGAGAAAAATGCTTCACCGGTTGATAGACTAACTAATTCAGGATAAAGATCTTGCCAAACTTGATGACGAACACTACCTACTTCACTTACCGAAGCAGGCGCTGGCAGTGTAACAGCACCTGTTGATTCAAGATCATAATCGACAGAGCGTAAGCCAATATTACCAGTAAGATATACATCATCTGATAAATCTACTTCGAAATCTGCACGTAAATAGAACTCGGTGCGCTTAGTGTTGGTTTCACTAATATGTCGAGCAGCAAATGGCCCATCAACTCTGCCCGTCATGTCATCATAGGGTAGCGCACAATTGCCACTTTGATCCCAAGCATTATCGGGTGAAAAGTAAGTACCACAACCTTCACGTAGTGTTTGATTAAAGTTTTCAGTTAAGTTCATTCTCGGGAATAAGAAACTGGTAAACGGCCCTTCAAACGTATCACCTCTGAAATGATCTCTAAAATTTACTCGTTCAAATAATTCTGGTGCAACTTGCGTTGAAGAAAGATATGCCTCTTCTGCAACCCACCGCTTATTTAGCGGTTGCCACCCTTCATACTCAGTACTGCGTGCCACTAAGTCTTTATCTGAGTAATACGCACCTGCATGAATTCGCGTAAACACGCCCTTTTCAATCACATATTCTAAGTCTAATTTAAATGAATCTGACTCAGCATCATTCGCTTCTATGTGAGGCAAGCCTGAGTATAAACTCAATACTGGGTGGGTAAATTCAAGATCACCCTCATCGTTCAATGTTGGTCCAGGAACATCTGGTGGATTAGAAATCCCAGGATTGAGAAACTCCACAGATGGCGTTTCATTACGAAGGTCTAAGAAAAATGGTGCATATTGGTCAGTATAATCACCACCACGCATTGAAGCTGTAAGCTGATAATTATCAACAGTTCGTTCAGAGTCAACGTTCTGATAATCAAAATGTACTGTTAAGCTATCAGTCGCTTTAAATCTAATATTGATTGAAGAGTCAGCGATCTCGCTTTCTGTATTGTTATAACGCGAAAAGAAATTGTGATGGTATTGAGTCGTGGTTAAATCGCCAACACCTGAGGTTACGTAACCATTTTTATCTACCGTTAAAGGATAACGATTACTGCCTGCAGACCATTTAATACCGTCTGGTACCGTTGATATAAAACCTCGCTCACCATTATTAATAACATACTCTCGCCAATCTAACGATGCTTTCGAGTATATATGCTCAACTGTCACTAACGTTCTTTCATCTGGACTTTCCCATTGTACAGATGCAGTAAGCCCAGTACGTTTTCGTTCATTTTCAGCCGTCGTAATTGTTAACGCTGCGGGTGTGTAATAAGTAACGCCATCTGGTTGCCCTTCTACGGGACCACCTTCATACTCGCTTACGTAGTTTTCTTCATCTTCTTCGGTATAAAGGTTTGACGGTTCACAGGTACCATCCCAAGCTTGAACAGAAGGCGAACAAGGGCCATCCCAAAAGCCAGCCTCTACACCAGGACCTCTTAACTCCCCCCAACTTTCATAAGAGAAAGCAGAGAAAGGGCCGCGACTATGATAATTACCTAAACCAAAACCATCACCTTTAGTTTTAAATTCAGTTCTAGAGCCTGCAACGAGTAAACCCCATTTACCTGAGTTTGTTTCCCAGTTATCAGAAAATAACGCGTTGAATGATGGTGTAGCCTCTTTACGGTAATCACCGTAATTTCCTTTAACACCAAAGGCAAACATTCTGTCAGGGGAATCAAACGGCTTACGTGTAATTAGATTAACAGTACCAGCAATACCGCCTGAAATAAGATCAGCAGTTTGGTTTTTAACAACTTCTACGGCACCAAGTAATTCTGCTGGAAAGTCTTCGTAGCTTAAACCACCACTGGGGTTTGCTGAGAAAGCGTCTCGACCATTAATTTCACTACGCACACGATCAAGACCACGCACTAACACGCCCGTACCTTCATCGGCATAATGCTTAGGATCATCCGAAGCTGCAAAACGCTCAATAGTTACCCCTGGTACACGTTGTAACGCTTCTGTTACTGACTTATCAGGCAAGGAACCAATGTCTGTTGCCGTAATAACATCTTTAACCGTATCAGCCATACGTTTCAGGTCTTGAGCTGAAGCAATACTCTTACGTATCCCTAGCACCTCAATGACTTCAACACTTTTATCTTCAGCTTTATTTTCTTGCGATTCTTCTTGATAAGCAATGGCCGTATTTGAATATGCTAATGCACTACAAACGGCTATCGATAATAAATTCTTGTTAAATTGTTTAGTCATGTTCCACTCTCATTAGCGTTAATTTGTCTTTGAGGGAGCGCTTGGTGTAATTTTAGTCAACCCCTATTACATAACAATACTTGTTTATTTCTTATACATATTAATAACAACATTTGACAGCGCTGTCACCTCGATTCTGACTATATCAATCAACCTTATGAAGTAATATATTGCGCAACAGTATCCATCACGAAGCGTACTTAAGAACAACATAACCCTTTGATATATTTAATTTAAATCAGCAATGTTGATTTGTTATATAATCATGAAATGAACCACTGTTTTAAGGAAAAGCGATGAAATGATTAACCAGAGACGCGAGCGCTTAAGAAAACCAGTGTGGGAAATTTTCTTTGAGCATGGGAATATATGTTCTACTAACGGGAATTTTAGTAGTGCCTAATTCTAACTCAAATTTCAATTTGGCAATTGCATTAATTCTATTAACCTTCTTCGGGTTGACCAAATAAGAACGATGCACTTGCACCAATGTAATATCATCAAAATATTGTTTAATTGTGCGTAAGCGCATCGAAATATAACGTGGCTCTTTAAGTGATTGAATGTATATTCCTGTATACCCAGATTCGGCCTTAAGGTACTTTATTCGTTCTTTATACCTTGTTAACTCATAAAGCTCGGCTAAAATTGACGGCTCCTTTAATAGAGACTGTATGGCTTTTTGCACCATCAACGTTTGATAAACCAATACTTGTATTAATTGTTGTTCGGCCTCACTAAGCTCTTGCTGAGTAACAACCTCGACGGTTACATCGTCCGAGTTAACGAGGATCTCATGACGAGATATCAATGTCTCCTTGCCCAGTTTTGAAACGACATGCTCATGATGAATGATGTTAACTTTTGCGTCTTGTTGCAATATATCAATAAAATACTGACAGGCTTGTTCAAGGCCTTTATAAATATCCTTACTTGGCTCTGCCGACATATTAAATGAGGTGATAGCAGTAAAAAGAGTAGAATACTCCTCTATACTTTTTGGGCCTTCTTGCGTGACTAATGCTTGTTTTTCATTGTGCTCTTCGCTTTTATCTTCACCTATTTGCAATGAAGATATTGGCATCACTTTCTGATCGAACTTAAAAATTAGTGCATCTAAATACTTGCTACTCGCAAAAACATCTTTGCTAATTAGTACAGATAACTGCCGTTCACCTTTGTCAAAACTTATTGTCAAACCAAGTAATTTTGCCTGATGAAATAACGTATTTAATCGCGTATGGCTAACGTGATTATTTTCAGTATCAAGCGGCAATAGCACGTTAAGCTGTAAACGTTCATTTATCGCAACGATGTTTAATACAATCGCTTCTTTTGAACTCGATTGCTGGTTTACATAATCACAGATGTAAAATAAAAATTGTTGAAATTTGTCAGGATTAA containing:
- a CDS encoding glycosyl hydrolase family 18 protein, producing the protein MCRLLKSMSVVIGLVLPIYGHAMPKVIGYLPSYHGIENQLERINLSKVTHLMLAFLHPNKQGKFVENNQPSCMVGQHGFPLRLGEIHHLIDKAHRSNVKVLVSIGGAAYPDCAGDWRILLSSENRDKTIKNLLAFVDELGFDGLDIDIESKVLTDIDNNGDFLPFIKSLQQNLILQDKLLTAATGSYVGGMLPESTLPYFDFVSVMSYDAVGPTWGNVGVEHSTLAKAKADLALWRSKGLTKEQLILGLPFYGYGFGKYKKNYTFDDILGEFGPEKSQGDLIGKNCAQCDYITFNGYQTIKAKTELALQFGAGVMIWELSQDLPSSLGLLHTINETINKNKNESR
- a CDS encoding tryptophan halogenase family protein, which produces MQQGINSICIVGGGTAGWMAASLLSNVLKGCQIKITVVESPDISTIGVGESTVPSITGFLNTSQIDVKEFIKATSATFKLGIRFDDWYSVDEQYFHPFGHIGRDLNGFDFYQVWLKSLSEGNPASLMDYSVNAEMAKNNRFVFRPKQTKDWVLANSSHALHLDATQVTCFLRDVCLKRGVERVEATVNEVELNEDGFIKQLHTDCQKLISSDFFIDCTGFKALLIEKSLGVSVEEWSQYLPCDRAVTIQTKTDQPPVPYTIAKAQAAGWTWTIPLQHRTGNGYVFSSQYCSDEQAIKTLTDNIQGTMLTEPKIIPFTTGKRKKVWHKNCLALGLAGGFLEPLESTAIHLVYKTLVNFIQHFPDADIGIQNEQLFNKKMDCDYLEIRDFIILHYATAQRTDTDFWRWCKDMPIPDSLDHIISVFKERGELQNVYGDFFTKNSWCAVLEGMHIRPKKYNPLIDGFHQQELANMLMRSVKSIQDTVSTMPLHDEFIRQHCRANMPET
- a CDS encoding TonB-dependent receptor — protein: MTKQFNKNLLSIAVCSALAYSNTAIAYQEESQENKAEDKSVEVIEVLGIRKSIASAQDLKRMADTVKDVITATDIGSLPDKSVTEALQRVPGVTIERFAASDDPKHYADEGTGVLVRGLDRVRSEINGRDAFSANPSGGLSYEDFPAELLGAVEVVKNQTADLISGGIAGTVNLITRKPFDSPDRMFAFGVKGNYGDYRKEATPSFNALFSDNWETNSGKWGLLVAGSRTEFKTKGDGFGLGNYHSRGPFSAFSYESWGELRGPGVEAGFWDGPCSPSVQAWDGTCEPSNLYTEEDEENYVSEYEGGPVEGQPDGVTYYTPAALTITTAENERKRTGLTASVQWESPDERTLVTVEHIYSKASLDWREYVINNGERGFISTVPDGIKWSAGSNRYPLTVDKNGYVTSGVGDLTTTQYHHNFFSRYNNTESEIADSSINIRFKATDSLTVHFDYQNVDSERTVDNYQLTASMRGGDYTDQYAPFFLDLRNETPSVEFLNPGISNPPDVPGPTLNDEGDLEFTHPVLSLYSGLPHIEANDAESDSFKLDLEYVIEKGVFTRIHAGAYYSDKDLVARSTEYEGWQPLNKRWVAEEAYLSSTQVAPELFERVNFRDHFRGDTFEGPFTSFLFPRMNLTENFNQTLREGCGTYFSPDNAWDQSGNCALPYDDMTGRVDGPFAARHISETNTKRTEFYLRADFEVDLSDDVYLTGNIGLRSVDYDLESTGAVTLPAPASVSEVGSVRHQVWQDLYPELVSLSTGEAFFSTVDHNYSTVLPSLNLNFGIGDDFVVRFGASKGIFFPSLTDSVNKMFVSLSAESVLQDPNQAENDETNPVIDYKNIEITANARNPYLDPEESVNLDVTAEWYFAETGSLTAGLFRKKLDGIIRNKSFASTVEANEQDYTVSAYGPSNVGSGTIQGYEVSYTQFYDMLPGALKGLGLQLNYTYIDQDGLEDPNENPTVQSRFSNGSLEAPDGRNTFRQFSGLPLVGYSDQNVNIVGMYEYEGISARLAYTWRSEYLLALRESTEFVPVYSEAQGLMDFSIHYNISDNFKVGFEVSNVLGENTNTKYQQNQEGTLTDAFTFTTDRRYALSLRGSF